A window of Zingiber officinale cultivar Zhangliang chromosome 5A, Zo_v1.1, whole genome shotgun sequence contains these coding sequences:
- the LOC121980598 gene encoding uncharacterized protein LOC121980598 isoform X1, whose translation MATTEASGDDDEWARQAYHNPDLVAAVLISFRLWCPEADGDERPSTSAPPSVCSLEWGTRRKRSRLQIPRVFPLTQEEEEEERKISAATAEAEAEETNRKEKKRRASPQSPLEGYSSASASGGEEGAKTGRSAGVSIAGPEERRNEQVVAAAVAATNPREPTVSCFIRLPPQKKMTKVELQAVQTSLLEEKAKLVEEMEIWRKSLEQLRAENGKLKSLRKLPEPPVNNHHTIKAVQQLVAPGRKDFIELPDLNDLPTDC comes from the exons ATGGCCACCACCGAAGCCTCCGGAGACGACGACGAGTGGGCTCGCCAGGCTTACCACAATCCTGATCTCGTGGCGGCCGTCCTAATCAGCTTCCGACTGTGGTGCCCGGAGGCGGACGGCGATGAGAGGCCATCTACCTCTGCGCCGCCCTCCGTGTGTTCTTTGGAGTGGGGGACACGGAGGAAGCGGTCGCGGCTGCAGATCCCCCGAGTATTTCCGCTAAcgcaggaagaggaggaagaggaaaggaAGATTTCGGCGGCGACtgcggaggcggaggcggaggagacgaataggaaagagaagaagaggagggcgAGTCCGCAGTCGCCTCTCGAGGGCTACAGCAGCGCGTCGGCGAGCGGCGGCGAGGAGGGGGCGAAGACCGGGCGATCCGCCGGCGTTTCGATCGCCGGGCCAGAGGAACGCCGCAACGAG CAGGTAGTggcggcggcggtggcggcgACGAACCCGCGAGAACCGACGGTTTCTTGCTTCATCCGACTGCCACCACAGAAAAAAATG ACGAAAGTAGAGCTGCAGGCCGTGCAAACGTCGCTGCTGGAAGAGAAGGCGAAACTTGTCGAG GAGATGGAAATATGGCGCAAGTCTTTGGAGCAGCTGAGGGCGGAGAACGGCAAACTAAAG TCGCTCCGGAAGTTACCCGAGCCACCTGTTAATAATCACCACACTATTAAAGCTGTCCAGCAGCTTGTTGCTCCCGGGAGGAAGGATTTCATCGAACTTCCAGATCTTAATGATCTGCCAACTGATTGCTGA
- the LOC121980598 gene encoding uncharacterized protein LOC121980598 isoform X2 yields MATTEASGDDDEWARQAYHNPDLVAAVLISFRLWCPEADGDERPSTSAPPSVCSLEWGTRRKRSRLQIPRVFPLTQEEEEEERKISAATAEAEAEETNRKEKKRRASPQSPLEGYSSASASGGEEGAKTGRSAGVSIAGPEERRNEVVAAAVAATNPREPTVSCFIRLPPQKKMTKVELQAVQTSLLEEKAKLVEEMEIWRKSLEQLRAENGKLKSLRKLPEPPVNNHHTIKAVQQLVAPGRKDFIELPDLNDLPTDC; encoded by the exons ATGGCCACCACCGAAGCCTCCGGAGACGACGACGAGTGGGCTCGCCAGGCTTACCACAATCCTGATCTCGTGGCGGCCGTCCTAATCAGCTTCCGACTGTGGTGCCCGGAGGCGGACGGCGATGAGAGGCCATCTACCTCTGCGCCGCCCTCCGTGTGTTCTTTGGAGTGGGGGACACGGAGGAAGCGGTCGCGGCTGCAGATCCCCCGAGTATTTCCGCTAAcgcaggaagaggaggaagaggaaaggaAGATTTCGGCGGCGACtgcggaggcggaggcggaggagacgaataggaaagagaagaagaggagggcgAGTCCGCAGTCGCCTCTCGAGGGCTACAGCAGCGCGTCGGCGAGCGGCGGCGAGGAGGGGGCGAAGACCGGGCGATCCGCCGGCGTTTCGATCGCCGGGCCAGAGGAACGCCGCAACGAG GTAGTggcggcggcggtggcggcgACGAACCCGCGAGAACCGACGGTTTCTTGCTTCATCCGACTGCCACCACAGAAAAAAATG ACGAAAGTAGAGCTGCAGGCCGTGCAAACGTCGCTGCTGGAAGAGAAGGCGAAACTTGTCGAG GAGATGGAAATATGGCGCAAGTCTTTGGAGCAGCTGAGGGCGGAGAACGGCAAACTAAAG TCGCTCCGGAAGTTACCCGAGCCACCTGTTAATAATCACCACACTATTAAAGCTGTCCAGCAGCTTGTTGCTCCCGGGAGGAAGGATTTCATCGAACTTCCAGATCTTAATGATCTGCCAACTGATTGCTGA